In Bacteroidota bacterium, a single window of DNA contains:
- a CDS encoding CotH kinase family protein, whose product MNGLSSFKYKSGSASLDTNWRNNSFNDGSWSSGNGGIGFGDGDDNTTISATVSVMMRKTFTIPDTSQILKAILMMDYDDGFVAYLNGVEIARSNLSGSPRPSWNTLALSSNEARNYRGLPIDSFFIDPVLLKTIIRQGSNVFTVETHDVSASSTDMSSEPYLFFGMKSTGLTFSNPPSWFNSPDNEFFNAKFKLTRTGETVTLFNPGGSIANQVTFPAVDIDHSYGRKPDGGVNFCLMATPTPETSNNSTTCYNGYAGTVIFNRPSGFYSSTQNITLTSTIPGSTIRYTTNGNVPKTTDRLYTSAIQVSSTKTIRARVFLSGYLPGPTITNTYLINEDTHLPVFSIVTDSLNLWDYNTGIYVKGPNAESASPYFGANFWQDWAKPAAVEFFDKNQNSIVKFDSDIEISGNYSRAKDQKSFEIKLSDRYGTSEINYSFWPDKPYVDKVDKLIIHNAGTDWNVVHFRDGLMERVMKNTYSGYLSSEPAIMFLNGAYWGVYNIREHNDNNWIKTNYGLDKDEIDLLREGGSTIEVKEGSDVSFWDMYNYATSQNASSQAYYDHINSVLDLKNYADYFIAETYYNNGDWIGEWTNNIKLWRPNAPGSKWKYLLYDTDYGCGLKGSVNDNRLSMAINPVAFSHSSEMFDAILDNPTFKRYFINRYADLINTAYLPSNFNDEIDHFQDLTSFDMVNHFAKWGSNTSTWQSNINSMKSFINARPDKARDYIKSQFSLAAKVTLTLQCSPAGSGRIEISTITPTSLPWSGVYFNGNPVTITAIPNPGYTFDHFRSNVTISSNNFNQSVTYNFTANDVITAYFTGSAASPQVTISEFNYNADSAANSGDWIELWNYGSTALNISGWKLKDGQENHVFVFPTGTVIPANSYLVVVEDSLKFDSQFPNVNNWIGQLGFNFSNGGDEVRLFKYDDNLHLSFTYQDNVPWPYEADGGGYTCELVNRTVSLNDGSNWFPGCLGGSPGRAYSASISSTVSISGNTTICTGDNATLNVTNVPGYTYQWRRNNVSIPGANADSLIATLAGNYTVSVSDGSCSVMTPAFTLTVVTTTANPVTTSASSCGASSLTLTATASDSIFWYDAPNGTELGSGETFITPVLNSTTTYYARSSRNCPSGFVSAVATITQQAATPLVNDVFRCGPGAVTLTASDTATIHWYNAPTGGALLETGSSFVTNIIPHDTVFYVEAGNYCPSQRIEVHVTINTTDEPIANDVSRCGTGTLTLTATSSSPLLWYSSEFGGSSVGSGASWTTPSMSATDTFYVEANGGCASTRVRVIAIVSPIPPAPTASNVTICGTGTVDLNAISTEQVYWFSSGIGGTLLYTGTTFTTPVLTTTTTYYIEAGYTCRSSRTAVQAIVSSVPAPPAASDVSRCGTGTVNLLANSPELISWFDAAVAGNLLATGDAFTTPSISVTTPYYAEAGTACLSSRTMVNAIVETVPAPPTASDVSRCGSGTVTLNATSSQTIYWYANASGGSPLATGASYTTPSLSSNTTYYVETGNSCRSTRIPVQALITSQPAAPSVVDGARCGSGTVVLTASSPAVINWYANASGGPSLGTGSTFTTPVISTTTTYYAEAGSGCNSPRVPVEATITSAPVAPVAANVSRCGPGTVTLNAVGTQTINWYSAPTGGTLLASSASYTTPSISSTTTYYVEQGAGSCQSSRVAVQAIVNSIPSAPSASDVSRCGAGSVTLTATSSTTVNWYSSSSGGTQLGTGLTFNTPSISSTTTYYAEANNGCASSRTAVDAIINSVPAVPSAPAVSRCGAGTVNLVATSSEQCFWYSAASGGTLLFTGLSFTTPSITSTTTYYVETGNSCRSNRIAVQAIITTQPASPSVTDGSRCGTGTVNLSATSATQINWYTSASGGSSVATGTTFTTPSISSTTIYYADAGTGCNSPRVPVTATIDPIPSVPSASDVTRCGTGSVTLTATATEQVYWYSASSGGTLLHTGNTFNTPSITTSTTYYVEQGNSCRSNRVAVDAIITNPPASPAVTDGNRCGPGTVVLSATSLAQINWYANASGGTALGTGTSFTTPSISVTTIFYADAGTGCNSARVPVTANINSAPAAPVANDVARCSTGTVTLTATGTGSIKWYSASSGGSVLFTGSSFTTPSISVTTTYYVEADNGCVSSRTSVDAIINSPPAEPILTDGSRCGTGTVVLTASSPVNVNWYSSASGGTVLGTGLSFTTPPIGTTTTFYADAGSGCNSPRVPVQAIVNSVPTLPVAADVSRCNSGTVILTASSNGPLTWYSTSTGGTALGTGSTFTTPSLTSTTTYYVEAGDVCLTNRVAVDAIITSAPPVPVLTDGDRCGTGSVVLTATSSDQVNWYSSASGGSSLGTGLSFNTPSISVTTTFYADAGIGCNSARVSVQAIVNPIPAVPVAVSGNRCGTGTVTLTATSPEQIYWYSTASGGVLLGTGNSFTTPSISVSTNYYVETGNDCRSNRISVQAVINPIPAAPATSDVSRCNTGTITLNAVSSESIFWYDTPSGGNLLFTGPAFTTPSLSVSTPYYVATGDV is encoded by the coding sequence GTGAATGGACTTTCTTCCTTCAAGTATAAATCAGGAAGTGCTTCATTGGATACCAACTGGAGAAATAATAGCTTCAACGATGGATCATGGTCATCAGGTAATGGTGGTATAGGTTTCGGTGATGGCGATGATAATACAACAATATCAGCTACCGTTTCGGTAATGATGCGTAAAACATTTACAATTCCCGATACTTCACAGATATTGAAAGCAATTCTGATGATGGATTACGACGACGGATTTGTAGCCTATCTGAATGGAGTTGAAATTGCACGGTCAAATTTGAGTGGGTCGCCACGACCAAGTTGGAATACACTCGCATTATCATCGAATGAAGCACGTAACTATCGCGGCCTTCCAATCGATTCTTTTTTCATTGATCCCGTTTTATTAAAAACAATTATCCGTCAGGGAAGTAATGTCTTCACTGTAGAAACACATGATGTTTCAGCGTCTTCAACAGACATGTCTTCCGAGCCATATCTGTTTTTTGGAATGAAGAGCACAGGCTTGACATTCAGTAATCCTCCATCGTGGTTTAACTCGCCTGACAATGAATTTTTTAATGCAAAGTTCAAATTGACAAGGACCGGTGAAACGGTAACACTATTTAATCCGGGAGGATCAATTGCAAATCAAGTTACGTTTCCGGCAGTAGATATAGATCATTCTTATGGCAGAAAACCTGACGGTGGAGTTAATTTTTGTTTGATGGCAACTCCAACACCTGAAACAAGTAATAATTCAACTACATGTTATAATGGTTATGCAGGTACCGTAATTTTTAATAGACCTAGCGGCTTTTATAGTTCAACTCAGAACATAACTCTTACTTCAACTATTCCCGGATCTACGATTCGTTATACAACAAACGGAAATGTTCCTAAGACTACTGACAGATTATATACCAGTGCAATTCAAGTAAGCAGTACAAAGACAATCCGAGCCCGTGTTTTCCTAAGCGGATATTTACCCGGACCGACGATCACAAATACTTATCTGATAAATGAAGATACACATCTGCCTGTTTTTTCAATTGTAACTGACTCACTGAATTTGTGGGATTACAACACCGGGATATATGTAAAAGGTCCGAATGCAGAATCTGCATCTCCATACTTTGGAGCAAATTTCTGGCAAGACTGGGCAAAGCCTGCTGCTGTAGAATTCTTTGATAAAAATCAAAACTCTATAGTCAAATTTGATTCTGATATTGAAATTTCAGGAAATTATTCAAGAGCGAAAGACCAGAAAAGTTTTGAGATCAAATTAAGCGACAGGTATGGTACGAGTGAGATCAATTATTCATTCTGGCCGGACAAACCTTATGTTGACAAGGTTGACAAATTAATAATTCACAATGCAGGCACGGACTGGAATGTTGTTCATTTCCGCGATGGTTTAATGGAGAGAGTGATGAAGAATACCTATAGTGGTTATCTTTCTTCTGAACCTGCGATCATGTTCCTGAATGGTGCGTACTGGGGAGTTTATAATATTCGTGAGCATAATGATAATAACTGGATCAAAACTAATTACGGACTTGATAAAGATGAAATAGATCTTTTGAGAGAAGGTGGTAGTACAATAGAAGTTAAAGAAGGAAGTGATGTTAGCTTCTGGGATATGTATAATTATGCAACTTCTCAGAATGCAAGCAGTCAGGCCTATTATGATCATATTAATAGTGTGCTTGATCTGAAAAATTACGCAGATTATTTTATCGCTGAAACGTATTATAACAATGGTGACTGGATAGGTGAGTGGACGAACAATATTAAATTGTGGCGACCAAATGCTCCTGGAAGTAAATGGAAATATTTATTGTATGATACAGATTATGGTTGTGGCTTAAAAGGCAGTGTGAACGATAATCGTTTATCGATGGCTATTAATCCGGTTGCATTTTCTCATAGTTCAGAAATGTTTGATGCTATCCTTGATAATCCGACTTTCAAAAGATATTTTATTAATCGGTATGCTGATCTTATAAATACAGCATATCTTCCATCGAATTTTAATGATGAAATAGATCACTTTCAGGATTTAACATCATTTGATATGGTGAATCATTTTGCAAAATGGGGTAGTAATACTTCCACATGGCAGTCGAATATTAACAGCATGAAATCGTTCATCAATGCACGACCTGATAAAGCACGTGATTATATAAAATCGCAATTTTCTTTAGCAGCAAAAGTTACATTGACATTACAGTGCTCACCTGCAGGCTCAGGAAGAATTGAGATCAGTACGATAACACCTACAAGTCTGCCTTGGTCAGGAGTTTATTTCAATGGAAATCCGGTAACGATTACAGCAATTCCTAATCCGGGATATACCTTTGATCATTTCAGATCAAACGTTACTATTTCATCAAATAATTTCAATCAATCTGTTACTTACAACTTCACTGCAAATGATGTGATCACTGCTTACTTCACAGGTTCAGCTGCTAGTCCGCAGGTAACGATCAGTGAATTTAATTACAATGCAGACTCGGCAGCAAATTCCGGTGACTGGATCGAATTATGGAATTACGGAAGTACTGCTTTAAATATTTCCGGTTGGAAATTAAAAGATGGTCAGGAAAATCACGTATTTGTTTTCCCTACAGGAACAGTGATTCCTGCTAATAGCTATCTGGTAGTAGTAGAAGATTCATTAAAGTTCGATTCACAATTCCCTAACGTAAATAATTGGATCGGACAATTAGGATTTAATTTTTCAAATGGTGGCGATGAAGTTCGGCTGTTTAAGTATGATGATAACTTACATCTTTCATTTACATATCAGGATAATGTGCCATGGCCTTATGAGGCTGATGGTGGTGGTTATACCTGTGAACTTGTAAACAGAACTGTAAGTTTGAATGATGGGTCAAATTGGTTTCCGGGTTGTTTAGGTGGTTCTCCGGGAAGAGCATATAGCGCTTCAATTTCTTCGACCGTAAGTATTTCAGGAAACACAACTATATGTACTGGTGACAACGCTACCTTGAATGTGACTAATGTTCCCGGATATACTTATCAGTGGAGAAGAAATAACGTTTCTATCCCGGGTGCAAATGCTGATAGTCTGATTGCAACTCTGGCAGGTAATTATACCGTCTCTGTCAGTGACGGAAGTTGTTCTGTTATGACTCCTGCATTTACATTAACAGTTGTAACAACAACTGCAAATCCTGTTACAACTTCTGCATCATCTTGTGGTGCAAGTTCATTGACACTGACCGCTACGGCGTCTGATTCTATTTTCTGGTACGATGCTCCTAATGGTACAGAACTGGGATCCGGTGAAACTTTTATAACTCCGGTTTTAAATTCTACAACTACATATTATGCACGCAGCAGTAGAAACTGTCCAAGTGGTTTTGTAAGTGCAGTAGCTACTATCACTCAGCAAGCTGCAACGCCATTGGTAAATGATGTTTTCCGTTGTGGTCCGGGTGCTGTAACTTTAACAGCATCTGATACGGCAACAATTCATTGGTACAATGCACCTACAGGTGGAGCACTTCTTGAAACGGGAAGCTCTTTCGTGACGAATATAATTCCTCATGATACTGTCTTCTATGTTGAAGCAGGAAATTACTGCCCAAGTCAACGTATAGAAGTTCATGTTACGATTAATACTACCGATGAACCGATTGCAAACGATGTTTCCCGTTGTGGAACAGGAACTTTAACGCTGACGGCTACATCTTCTTCTCCTTTATTATGGTATTCAAGTGAATTCGGCGGTTCTTCTGTAGGTAGTGGTGCTTCTTGGACCACACCGTCGATGAGTGCGACTGATACTTTTTATGTTGAAGCAAACGGCGGTTGTGCAAGTACGAGAGTTCGCGTAATTGCAATAGTTTCGCCAATCCCGCCTGCACCAACTGCTTCCAATGTTACGATTTGCGGAACGGGTACAGTTGATCTGAATGCAATATCAACAGAACAGGTATATTGGTTCTCATCCGGTATCGGCGGAACATTACTTTACACAGGAACAACTTTTACGACTCCGGTACTTACGACTACAACAACATATTATATCGAAGCAGGTTATACTTGCAGAAGTTCCCGAACTGCCGTGCAGGCAATTGTTTCTTCAGTTCCAGCCCCACCGGCAGCATCTGATGTTTCACGATGCGGCACCGGTACAGTAAATCTTCTTGCAAATTCTCCGGAATTAATTTCATGGTTTGATGCAGCAGTAGCAGGTAATCTTCTTGCTACCGGTGATGCATTTACGACACCATCAATTTCTGTTACTACTCCTTACTATGCAGAAGCCGGAACAGCTTGTTTGAGCAGCCGGACAATGGTGAACGCTATCGTTGAGACGGTTCCTGCTCCTCCAACTGCATCCGATGTTTCGCGTTGTGGTAGTGGAACAGTAACTCTGAATGCAACATCCTCTCAGACGATCTATTGGTATGCCAATGCATCCGGTGGTTCGCCATTAGCAACGGGAGCTAGTTATACAACACCTTCGCTTTCTTCAAATACAACCTATTATGTTGAAACAGGAAACTCTTGCCGTAGTACACGAATTCCTGTGCAGGCATTGATCACAAGTCAGCCTGCTGCGCCAAGTGTAGTGGATGGTGCCCGTTGTGGTTCCGGAACTGTTGTTCTTACTGCATCATCACCAGCTGTTATCAATTGGTATGCAAATGCAAGCGGTGGTCCATCTTTAGGAACAGGATCAACTTTTACAACTCCTGTCATAAGCACTACAACAACATATTATGCAGAAGCAGGAAGCGGTTGTAATAGTCCTCGTGTACCTGTTGAAGCAACAATTACTTCAGCACCGGTTGCACCGGTTGCAGCTAACGTTTCACGTTGTGGTCCGGGAACAGTAACGCTTAACGCTGTAGGAACACAAACAATAAACTGGTACAGTGCTCCAACAGGAGGAACTCTTCTGGCATCTTCTGCAAGTTATACTACTCCTTCAATTTCATCAACAACTACTTATTATGTTGAACAAGGGGCAGGAAGTTGTCAATCCAGCAGAGTAGCTGTACAGGCAATAGTGAATTCAATTCCTTCAGCACCTTCTGCAAGTGATGTCAGCAGATGTGGCGCAGGATCAGTTACGCTTACAGCAACGTCATCAACTACTGTTAACTGGTATAGTTCTTCTTCAGGAGGAACTCAACTTGGAACAGGTCTGACGTTTAATACACCTTCTATTTCATCGACTACTACATATTATGCAGAAGCGAATAATGGTTGTGCAAGTTCAAGAACTGCTGTTGATGCAATAATCAATTCTGTTCCTGCAGTACCTTCAGCACCTGCGGTTAGCAGATGTGGAGCAGGTACCGTTAACTTAGTAGCAACTTCTTCTGAACAATGTTTCTGGTATAGTGCTGCTTCCGGTGGAACTCTTTTGTTTACCGGTTTGTCATTCACTACTCCAAGTATTACGTCAACTACAACTTACTATGTTGAAACAGGAAATTCCTGCCGAAGCAACCGGATCGCTGTTCAGGCAATTATTACAACCCAACCTGCAAGCCCTTCTGTAACCGACGGTTCACGATGTGGAACAGGTACTGTAAATTTATCCGCTACTTCAGCAACACAAATTAACTGGTATACCTCTGCAAGTGGCGGAAGCTCTGTTGCTACAGGAACGACTTTTACAACTCCAAGTATTTCTTCTACGACTATCTATTATGCTGATGCAGGTACAGGCTGTAACAGTCCCCGGGTACCGGTCACTGCAACAATAGATCCGATACCTTCTGTGCCAAGTGCCAGTGATGTTACCCGTTGTGGAACCGGTAGTGTTACTTTGACTGCAACTGCTACAGAACAAGTTTACTGGTACAGTGCTTCTTCCGGTGGAACATTGTTGCACACAGGAAATACATTTAATACACCTTCAATAACAACTTCAACGACGTATTATGTTGAGCAAGGAAATTCATGCAGAAGTAACAGAGTTGCCGTTGATGCTATCATTACAAATCCACCTGCTAGTCCGGCAGTAACGGATGGAAACCGATGTGGCCCGGGTACTGTTGTTCTATCAGCAACTTCTTTAGCTCAGATCAACTGGTATGCAAATGCAAGCGGTGGTACTGCATTAGGTACAGGAACTTCATTTACTACTCCTTCAATTTCTGTAACAACTATTTTCTATGCTGATGCCGGAACAGGATGTAATAGTGCAAGAGTACCGGTAACAGCAAATATTAATTCAGCTCCTGCAGCTCCTGTTGCTAACGATGTAGCAAGATGTTCTACAGGAACTGTTACGCTTACAGCTACCGGAACAGGCTCTATCAAATGGTATTCAGCTTCAAGTGGTGGTTCTGTTTTATTTACCGGATCATCTTTCACTACTCCTTCAATTTCTGTTACAACAACTTATTATGTTGAAGCAGATAATGGTTGTGTTTCCTCCAGAACTTCTGTTGATGCTATCATCAACTCACCACCTGCTGAACCGATCTTAACAGACGGGTCGCGTTGTGGTACAGGAACTGTTGTCTTAACTGCATCATCACCTGTTAACGTAAATTGGTATTCATCTGCTTCTGGTGGAACCGTATTAGGTACGGGTCTGTCATTCACAACACCTCCTATAGGTACAACTACAACATTCTATGCTGATGCAGGATCTGGTTGCAATAGTCCCCGCGTACCTGTTCAGGCAATTGTAAATTCAGTTCCAACTCTTCCTGTTGCTGCCGATGTTTCAAGATGTAATTCCGGTACTGTTATTCTTACAGCAAGTTCTAATGGGCCACTTACATGGTATAGCACTTCAACAGGCGGAACAGCTCTTGGAACCGGATCAACGTTTACTACTCCTTCACTTACTTCTACAACTACATATTATGTCGAAGCGGGTGATGTCTGTTTAACAAACCGGGTTGCTGTTGATGCAATTATTACATCTGCGCCTCCGGTTCCTGTCTTAACAGACGGTGATCGTTGCGGAACAGGATCAGTCGTATTGACTGCTACAAGTTCTGATCAGGTTAACTGGTATTCATCAGCCAGTGGTGGATCTTCTTTGGGAACAGGCTTATCATTCAACACACCATCAATATCTGTTACAACGACTTTCTATGCTGATGCAGGAATAGGATGTAACAGTGCGAGAGTTTCAGTTCAGGCAATTGTAAATCCAATACCTGCAGTTCCTGTTGCTGTTAGTGGTAACAGATGTGGTACCGGTACAGTAACATTGACCGCAACTTCCCCTGAGCAGATCTATTGGTATTCTACTGCATCCGGTGGTGTTTTACTTGGAACAGGAAACTCATTCACTACGCCTTCAATTTCAGTTTCTACAAACTATTATGTTGAAACAGGAAACGATTGCAGAAGCAACAGGATATCTGTTCAAGCTGTAATTAATCCGATCCCTGCAGCACCTGCAACGTCAGATGTTTCCAGATGTAATACAGGTACAATAACCTTGAATGCTGTTTCTTCTGAATCTATCTTCTGGTACGATACTCCTTCAGGTGGAAATTTATTATTTACCGGTCCTGCATTTACTACTCCTTCATTGTCAGTTTCAACTCCTTATTATGTTGCAACGGGTGATGTGTGA
- a CDS encoding T9SS type A sorting domain-containing protein produces MYAIITSPPADPIVSDAFACGTDSALLIGTASTQINWYDAPSGGNLIGIGDSIYSPVISVNTTFYAIAGLGCNSNPVAVDVDINPVPSDPTTQSSFVCGSGTVTLNATSTEQLYWYDSPTGGTLLLTGSTFVSPSISSTTTYYVEAGDLCRSNRIPVDALVTPYSVINTLNSASNCGDGSLTLEAISTDLISWYDAPGGTLLATGSTFVTPVLTASQTYYVIAGSDCPSAIQQVNATIYDLPVVDLGPDSLFYQSGQTVTLDAGAGFLNYLWNTSETTQQISVTNSSFYEVTAIDSNGCAGNDIIYVDFSIGIEQSELSNSLSVYPNPTHDKFVLELNKNSIKKLSVKISSSDGKLVNREILSSPSGAYKHEFSMQGYSAGIYFVELQSENQKAIIKLIVQ; encoded by the coding sequence GTGTATGCTATCATTACGTCACCTCCTGCAGATCCAATCGTGTCGGATGCTTTTGCTTGCGGAACTGATTCAGCTCTCTTAATCGGAACTGCATCAACACAGATCAATTGGTATGATGCTCCAAGTGGTGGTAATCTGATCGGTATCGGTGACTCAATTTATAGTCCGGTAATTTCTGTCAATACAACCTTCTATGCAATCGCAGGATTAGGTTGTAACAGTAATCCGGTTGCTGTCGATGTTGATATCAATCCGGTGCCATCTGATCCGACAACACAAAGTTCATTCGTTTGTGGATCAGGGACTGTGACGCTTAATGCAACTTCAACTGAACAATTATACTGGTACGACTCACCTACAGGTGGAACACTCCTTCTTACAGGAAGTACTTTTGTGTCACCATCGATCTCTTCAACTACAACATATTATGTTGAAGCCGGTGATCTTTGCAGAAGCAACAGAATACCGGTGGATGCACTTGTTACTCCTTATTCAGTTATAAATACATTGAATTCTGCCAGCAATTGCGGCGATGGAAGTTTAACATTGGAAGCAATTTCTACTGATCTGATTTCCTGGTACGATGCTCCGGGTGGAACATTACTTGCAACAGGAAGTACTTTTGTGACGCCGGTACTTACAGCTTCGCAGACCTATTATGTTATTGCTGGTAGTGATTGTCCTAGTGCAATTCAACAAGTGAATGCTACGATCTACGACCTCCCGGTTGTTGATCTTGGTCCTGATTCATTATTCTATCAAAGCGGACAAACTGTAACTCTGGATGCAGGAGCAGGATTTCTGAATTACTTGTGGAATACTTCAGAAACCACGCAGCAAATTTCAGTTACTAATTCCAGTTTCTATGAAGTAACTGCAATTGATTCTAATGGTTGTGCAGGCAATGATATTATTTATGTTGATTTCTCTATTGGAATTGAACAAAGTGAATTAAGTAATTCATTAAGTGTTTATCCGAATCCAACTCATGATAAATTTGTATTGGAATTAAATAAAAATTCTATCAAAAAATTATCTGTGAAGATCAGTTCGTCTGATGGAAAACTGGTTAACCGGGAAATTCTAAGTTCTCCTTCAGGAGCATATAAACATGAATTTTCAATGCAAGGTTATTCTGCAGGAATTTATTTTGTAGAATTACAAAGTGAAAATCAAAAGGCAATCATTAAACTGATTGTACAATAA
- a CDS encoding chloride channel protein, whose translation MKKLGFWRKKYFGTRTSLILTSVVIGLLTAICAVILKNAVSFIQESVHQISISEGYHLLLFIFPTVGILLTVFYTQVFRNGELGRGVTNIIYTISRKSSFVEKDKLYSQMLSSILTVGFGGSAGLEAPIAATGSAIGSNTARWLRFNLKERTLLLACGAAAGISAIFNAPIAGVIFAFEILLVNMPVPVIVPLIIASASSALLSHLIYSGQPFVLITSSWSSNHVGYYILLGFIAAFVSVYAIRIYFFIGDLFYGKQNVYLKAIIGGLALGGLIFLFPALYGEGYGSVLDLLHKDSGGLLADSIFIPDAGAWTLVVIAVALMLLKVVATSLTVGAGGNGGMFGSSLFTGAMCGFAFAHTVNLLGIAHLDEVNFTVIGMAAMMSGIIHSPLTAIFLIAEITGGYALFVPLMVVSSISYLVSKYFEPFSVYTKKLALKGDLISTDKDKLVLARMALRNYLETDFVSVNQNDTLAELIHAIEISKRNIFPVVNEENVLVGEILLDNVRHVMFSKELYDKTYLKDLMITPAAIIDIHDSMEKVLQLFDQTNLWNLPVTDKGKYIGFVSKSKIFTHYRHHLIKDGVVPA comes from the coding sequence GTGAAAAAATTAGGCTTCTGGCGTAAGAAATATTTTGGGACACGAACATCTCTCATCCTGACTAGTGTTGTTATTGGATTACTTACAGCTATCTGTGCGGTGATCCTTAAAAACGCAGTTTCATTTATTCAGGAGTCAGTACATCAGATTTCAATTTCGGAAGGGTATCATTTGTTGCTCTTCATTTTTCCGACGGTAGGAATTCTTCTTACAGTTTTCTATACACAAGTATTCAGAAATGGTGAACTTGGCAGGGGAGTGACCAACATAATTTATACGATATCCAGGAAATCGAGTTTTGTTGAAAAGGATAAATTGTACTCGCAAATGCTGAGTAGTATTCTGACTGTTGGCTTTGGAGGTTCTGCCGGACTTGAAGCACCAATTGCAGCTACAGGTTCTGCTATCGGCAGTAACACTGCCCGCTGGCTTCGTTTCAATTTAAAAGAAAGAACTCTTCTCTTAGCATGTGGCGCTGCTGCAGGGATCTCAGCCATCTTCAATGCTCCCATAGCCGGAGTGATCTTTGCCTTTGAAATTTTGCTGGTCAATATGCCGGTTCCGGTAATTGTTCCTTTGATCATAGCTTCTGCCAGCTCTGCATTGTTATCGCATCTGATCTATTCCGGTCAGCCATTTGTATTGATTACGAGTTCGTGGTCTTCGAATCATGTAGGATATTATATTTTATTAGGATTTATTGCTGCATTCGTTTCTGTCTATGCGATCAGAATATATTTTTTTATTGGTGATCTCTTTTATGGAAAACAAAATGTTTATCTGAAGGCAATTATTGGCGGACTTGCTCTTGGCGGACTTATATTTTTATTTCCGGCGTTATATGGAGAAGGTTATGGAAGTGTATTGGATCTCTTGCATAAAGATTCCGGTGGATTATTAGCTGACAGTATTTTTATTCCTGATGCCGGTGCATGGACTTTGGTTGTGATCGCCGTTGCATTGATGCTTCTGAAAGTTGTTGCAACTTCACTAACCGTTGGAGCAGGAGGGAACGGCGGTATGTTTGGATCATCTCTTTTTACAGGTGCTATGTGCGGATTTGCTTTTGCGCATACTGTAAATCTGCTTGGTATTGCACATCTCGATGAAGTTAATTTTACTGTGATCGGTATGGCTGCGATGATGAGTGGTATCATTCATTCTCCTCTGACGGCAATTTTTCTTATTGCAGAAATTACCGGTGGATATGCATTGTTTGTTCCATTGATGGTGGTAAGTTCAATATCATATTTAGTGTCGAAATATTTTGAACCATTTTCTGTATACACTAAAAAACTTGCTTTAAAAGGTGATCTCATCAGCACCGATAAAGATAAACTCGTTCTTGCACGTATGGCTCTGCGAAATTATCTTGAAACAGATTTTGTTTCTGTTAACCAGAACGACACGCTTGCAGAATTGATCCATGCAATAGAAATTTCAAAACGAAATATTTTTCCGGTTGTCAATGAAGAAAATGTACTTGTTGGAGAAATTCTTCTTGACAATGTCAGACATGTCATGTTCTCAAAAGAATTGTACGATAAGACTTATTTAAAAGATCTGATGATCACTCCCGCTGCCATCATCGATATTCACGACAGTATGGAAAAAGTACTCCAACTCTTCGATCAAACTAATTTGTGGAATTTACCGGTCACTGATAAAGGAAAATATATTGGCTTTGTTTCCAAATCAAAAATTTTCACACACTATAGGCATCATTTGATAAAGGATGGCGTTGTGCCGGCATGA